One window of the Lysobacter sp. S4-A87 genome contains the following:
- a CDS encoding DNA-3-methyladenine glycosylase, whose translation MPRYSRGFDTEAAHAHLLKRDRKLARWMRRIGPLAPDPRWRKSFDPVDALARAILYQQLSGKAAATIVGRVEAAIASTRFHCDTLDRIDDAALRACGVSGNKSLALRDLAAREARGEIPDLRRMSLMDNDAIIAALVPVRGIGRWTVEMMLMFRLGRPDVLPVDDLGVRKGAQSVDGLDVMPTPKELAAVGERWGPYRTYASLYLWKIADLDSPAKTSTRRSQD comes from the coding sequence ATGCCACGCTATTCGCGCGGATTCGACACCGAGGCGGCCCACGCGCACCTGCTCAAGCGCGATCGCAAGCTGGCCAGGTGGATGCGCAGGATCGGCCCGCTGGCGCCGGATCCGCGCTGGCGCAAATCCTTCGATCCCGTCGATGCCCTGGCGCGCGCGATCCTTTACCAGCAGCTCAGCGGCAAGGCGGCGGCGACGATCGTCGGCCGCGTCGAAGCGGCGATCGCGAGCACGCGCTTCCACTGCGACACCCTCGACCGCATCGACGATGCGGCGTTGCGTGCCTGCGGCGTGTCCGGCAACAAGTCGCTGGCGCTGCGCGATCTGGCTGCACGCGAGGCGCGCGGCGAGATACCCGACCTGCGCCGCATGAGCCTGATGGACAACGACGCGATCATCGCCGCGCTGGTGCCGGTCCGCGGCATCGGCCGCTGGACCGTCGAGATGATGCTGATGTTCCGACTGGGCCGGCCCGACGTCCTGCCGGTCGACGACCTGGGCGTGCGCAAGGGCGCCCAGTCGGTGGATGGCCTGGACGTCATGCCGACGCCGAAGGAACTGGCCGCAGTGGGCGAGCGCTGGGGGCCGTACCGGACCTACGCCAGCCTGTACCTGTGGAAGATCGCTGATCTGGACAGCCCGGCAAAGACATCCACCCGACGCTCCCAGGACTGA
- a CDS encoding DUF423 domain-containing protein encodes MNANPSALATRLLTATGAVLAALSVALSAYAAHAVDAGAQHRLYSAALFAFGHGIALVALAPHLRRKLTLVAVSALLLGTLLFSGSLAAAVLFGTATALAPFGGSLMILAWLLYAADALRR; translated from the coding sequence ATGAATGCCAATCCCTCCGCGCTGGCCACCCGTCTTCTGACCGCCACCGGCGCCGTCCTGGCGGCCCTGTCCGTCGCCTTGTCGGCCTACGCGGCGCACGCCGTCGACGCGGGCGCGCAGCATCGGCTGTACTCGGCGGCGCTATTCGCGTTCGGCCATGGCATCGCGCTGGTTGCACTGGCGCCGCACCTGCGGCGGAAACTCACGCTGGTGGCGGTTTCGGCATTGCTGCTCGGCACGCTGCTGTTCTCGGGCAGCCTGGCTGCGGCGGTTCTGTTCGGCACCGCCACGGCGTTGGCGCCGTTCGGCGGCAGCCTGATGATCCTGGCGTGGCTGCTGTACGCGGCTGACGCACTCCGGCGCTGA
- a CDS encoding SRPBCC family protein: protein MTRLIEILISLAIVAALFLIVGIALPSSRHLQHSVETNRKVTIVFDTLNSLRRFKDWNPLVLRDPKMQLKFSGPESGVGARMDYDSKEKGLRQGSWEITESVPGKRIAYALNDIEPGKNKRTVFTLKPTGRGGRNVEISQTYDVDYGWNLIGRYAGLYVSSNVGEDMKMGLGRLSNMLAAVPNYDYAELSKDDPAKAPKLVERPAENLLVVTAAVERTNDKVMGQINSNMEWIKKVMAANGLEPAGPVRIVTNEFGSDIYSFDVAQPVRKVGSTDETAKLDVKVEGPVVAVYNEPAKVAVVPSFKGHMANLAKVRDALRGWALTHGYETVERPYESWKGGVAAGFTEDGEYDVFWAVK, encoded by the coding sequence ATGACCCGTCTGATCGAGATTTTGATTTCCTTGGCGATTGTCGCCGCGCTGTTCCTCATCGTAGGCATCGCGCTGCCGTCAAGCCGTCATTTGCAGCACTCGGTTGAAACCAACCGCAAAGTTACGATTGTTTTCGACACCCTTAACAGCCTGCGCCGCTTCAAGGACTGGAACCCGCTGGTCCTGCGCGATCCGAAGATGCAGCTGAAGTTCTCCGGCCCGGAATCGGGCGTCGGCGCCCGCATGGACTACGACTCCAAGGAGAAGGGTCTGCGCCAGGGCAGCTGGGAAATCACCGAGAGCGTCCCGGGCAAGCGCATCGCCTATGCCCTGAACGACATCGAGCCGGGCAAGAACAAGCGCACCGTGTTCACGCTCAAGCCGACCGGCCGCGGTGGTCGTAACGTCGAGATCTCGCAGACCTACGACGTGGACTACGGCTGGAACCTGATCGGTCGCTACGCTGGCCTGTATGTCAGCAGCAACGTCGGCGAAGACATGAAGATGGGCCTGGGCCGCCTGAGCAACATGCTCGCCGCCGTGCCGAACTACGACTACGCCGAGCTGAGCAAGGACGATCCGGCCAAGGCGCCGAAGCTGGTGGAGCGTCCGGCCGAGAACCTGCTGGTCGTGACCGCCGCCGTCGAGCGCACCAACGACAAGGTGATGGGCCAGATCAACAGCAACATGGAGTGGATCAAGAAGGTCATGGCCGCCAACGGTCTTGAGCCGGCCGGTCCGGTCCGCATCGTCACCAACGAGTTCGGTTCCGATATCTACTCCTTCGACGTCGCCCAGCCGGTCCGCAAGGTCGGCTCGACCGATGAGACGGCCAAGCTGGACGTGAAGGTCGAAGGTCCGGTCGTGGCCGTCTACAACGAGCCGGCGAAGGTCGCCGTGGTGCCGTCGTTCAAGGGCCACATGGCCAACCTGGCGAAGGTGCGCGACGCCCTGCGTGGCTGGGCGCTGACCCACGGTTACGAGACCGTCGAGCGCCCGTACGAGTCGTGGAAGGGCGGCGTCGCTGCCGGCTTCACCGAAGACGGCGAGTACGACGTGTTCTGGGCCGTCAAGTAA
- a CDS encoding response regulator transcription factor → MIRVLIVDDQTLVRQGVRSLLSLAEGIEVVGEAGDGRHAVELIPQINPDVVLMDMRMPVMSGLEALQALARTNSLPPTIILTTFDDDQLVLAGLKAGAKGYLLKDVSLEQLVSAIQAVADGGSLMQPAVTQRLLSGLEHMRNDFVSLDRPDPLTERETEILRLMAGGFSNKEIANSLGVAEGTIKNHVSNILSKLGVRDRTRAVLKAFELQLV, encoded by the coding sequence ATGATCCGTGTGTTGATAGTCGACGACCAGACACTGGTGCGGCAGGGGGTTCGTTCCCTGTTGTCGCTGGCCGAGGGGATCGAAGTGGTGGGAGAGGCCGGCGACGGCCGTCATGCGGTGGAGCTGATTCCGCAGATCAATCCCGACGTGGTCCTGATGGACATGCGCATGCCGGTGATGTCGGGACTGGAGGCGCTGCAGGCACTGGCACGCACCAACAGCCTGCCGCCGACGATCATCCTGACGACCTTCGACGACGACCAGCTGGTGCTGGCTGGCCTGAAGGCCGGTGCCAAGGGCTACCTGCTCAAGGACGTCTCGCTGGAGCAACTGGTCAGCGCGATCCAGGCGGTGGCCGACGGCGGCTCGCTGATGCAGCCGGCGGTGACCCAGCGCCTGTTGTCCGGGCTGGAGCACATGCGCAACGACTTTGTCAGCCTCGATCGCCCCGATCCGCTGACCGAGCGCGAGACCGAGATCCTGCGCCTGATGGCGGGTGGTTTCTCCAACAAGGAGATTGCCAATTCGCTGGGCGTGGCCGAGGGCACGATCAAGAACCACGTCTCCAACATCCTGTCCAAGCTGGGCGTGCGTGACCGCACCCGCGCCGTGCTGAAGGCCTTCGAGTTGCAGCTGGTCTGA
- a CDS encoding histidine kinase encodes MLARLNHTRLLRYAGLFTWGAVGLWLLNVWLDPTLLAPDAEGPPTLQVLRWLSVYLTFGAVYWWITRQLGQRRPGVVDHGLLLVLTACAIGVGYFSGTGLGSILLMVVAGLLPWLMPVRFGLVWLICGNVAIIPVFVGALDFPPILAVLQSLAYMGFSSLVFVTALVARQQAEAREEQRRLNAELRATRALLGESVRVNERTRISRELHDLLGHHLTALSLNLEVAGHLSEGRVKEHVQQAHTLARLLLTDVREAVSQLREGGAIDLGAALLPLAENVPALEIHMDIETPLTLDDPERAHVMLRCTQEIITNAVRHAGARNLWINAGRRSDCIVMSARDDGHGADTFVAGNGLRGMRERLQQHGGDLRIETRPEAGFCLHLTLPASAAAAAACEGVIA; translated from the coding sequence ATGCTCGCCCGCCTGAATCACACTCGACTGCTGCGCTACGCGGGCCTGTTCACCTGGGGCGCGGTAGGCCTCTGGCTGCTCAACGTCTGGCTCGACCCGACCCTGCTGGCGCCGGACGCCGAAGGCCCGCCGACCCTTCAGGTGCTGCGCTGGCTCTCGGTCTACCTCACCTTCGGCGCGGTCTACTGGTGGATCACCCGCCAGCTCGGCCAGCGCCGCCCGGGCGTGGTCGACCACGGCCTGCTGCTGGTCCTGACCGCCTGCGCCATTGGCGTTGGCTACTTCTCCGGCACCGGCCTGGGCAGCATCCTGCTGATGGTCGTGGCCGGTTTGCTGCCGTGGCTGATGCCGGTCCGCTTCGGCCTGGTCTGGCTGATCTGCGGCAACGTCGCGATCATCCCGGTGTTTGTCGGCGCCCTGGATTTCCCGCCGATCCTGGCGGTGCTGCAGTCGCTGGCCTACATGGGCTTCTCCAGCCTGGTCTTCGTCACCGCCCTGGTCGCCCGCCAGCAGGCCGAGGCGCGCGAAGAGCAGCGCCGCCTCAACGCCGAGCTGCGTGCCACCCGCGCCCTGCTGGGCGAGAGCGTGCGCGTCAACGAGCGCACCCGCATCTCGCGCGAGCTGCACGACCTGCTCGGCCACCACCTGACCGCGCTGAGCCTGAACCTGGAGGTGGCCGGCCATCTGTCAGAGGGGCGGGTCAAGGAACACGTGCAGCAGGCCCACACCCTGGCGCGCCTGCTGTTGACCGACGTGCGCGAAGCCGTAAGCCAGTTGCGCGAAGGCGGGGCGATCGACCTGGGCGCGGCGTTGCTGCCGCTGGCCGAGAACGTGCCCGCGCTCGAGATCCACATGGATATCGAGACGCCGCTGACCCTGGACGATCCGGAGCGCGCCCATGTCATGCTGCGCTGCACGCAGGAAATCATCACCAACGCGGTGCGCCATGCCGGCGCCCGCAATCTGTGGATCAACGCCGGCCGCCGTAGCGATTGCATCGTGATGAGCGCGCGCGACGATGGCCATGGTGCGGACACTTTCGTCGCCGGTAACGGCCTTCGCGGAATGCGCGAACGGCTGCAGCAGCACGGCGGCGACCTTAGAATCGAAACCCGGCCGGAAGCAGGCTTCTGCCTGCACCTGACGTTGCCGGCCTCGGCGGCTGCGGCCGCTGCTTGCGAAGGAGTCATCGCATGA
- a CDS encoding GNAT family N-acetyltransferase: MSIVVRDVREHELDSVLALNNAAGPAILPLDAARLRHFFETAEYFRVAERDGALAGFLIGTGSHSEHDSSNFRWFRERYPDFFYIDRIVVASRRRGGGVGRAFYADAQSYAEMRYPQMACEVFLEGSNDPALLFHGSFGFHEVGQHMMTEADVRAAMLMKPLCSHAWVRDTYGDALPQVPWIIQPRGPRNHGGPKAADALMQRPTGTGL, translated from the coding sequence ATGTCGATCGTCGTCCGCGACGTGCGTGAGCACGAGCTGGATTCCGTCCTTGCACTGAACAATGCCGCGGGCCCCGCGATCCTGCCGCTGGATGCGGCCCGACTGCGTCATTTCTTCGAAACCGCAGAATATTTCCGTGTCGCCGAGCGCGACGGTGCCTTGGCTGGATTCCTGATCGGAACGGGCAGCCACAGCGAGCACGACAGCAGCAATTTCCGCTGGTTCCGCGAGCGCTACCCCGATTTCTTCTATATCGACCGGATCGTCGTGGCCAGCCGCCGTCGCGGCGGCGGCGTCGGTCGCGCCTTCTATGCCGATGCACAGAGCTATGCCGAGATGCGCTACCCGCAGATGGCCTGCGAAGTGTTCCTGGAAGGCAGCAACGACCCCGCCCTGCTGTTCCATGGCAGCTTTGGATTCCACGAGGTCGGACAACACATGATGACCGAGGCGGATGTACGCGCCGCGATGCTGATGAAACCGCTGTGCAGCCATGCCTGGGTGCGCGATACCTACGGCGATGCCCTGCCCCAGGTGCCGTGGATCATCCAGCCACGGGGACCGCGCAACCACGGCGGCCCCAAGGCAGCCGACGCCCTGATGCAGCGGCCCACGGGAACCGGCCTGTGA
- the minC gene encoding septum site-determining protein MinC, with product MDFEPAGELKIGQVGIANLRIRTLDVDRLVSEMRDRVQRAPKLFARAAVVLDFGGLTRTPDQATATALIKGLRDAGVLPVAVAYGTSEIEQLSQALGLPLLAKFRASYERDEAAAAPAPAPQAAPPSRREPEPAAAAKANTAAASASPGMIQSKPVRSGQQIYAENRDLTVLTTVGAGAEVIADGSVHIYGPLRGRALAGAQGNEQARIFCREFHAELVAIAGHYKVLEEIPKDLRGKAVQVWLEDQQLKIAALD from the coding sequence ATGGACTTTGAACCGGCCGGCGAACTCAAGATCGGCCAGGTCGGAATCGCCAATCTCCGCATCCGCACCCTCGACGTCGACCGCCTCGTCAGCGAGATGCGCGACCGCGTCCAGCGCGCGCCCAAGCTGTTCGCCCGCGCCGCCGTGGTGCTCGACTTCGGCGGCCTGACCCGGACCCCGGACCAGGCCACCGCCACCGCCCTGATCAAGGGCCTGCGCGACGCCGGCGTGCTGCCGGTCGCCGTCGCCTACGGCACCAGCGAGATCGAACAACTGTCGCAGGCACTGGGGCTGCCCTTGCTGGCGAAATTCCGTGCGTCGTACGAACGCGACGAAGCCGCCGCCGCGCCCGCTCCCGCACCGCAGGCGGCACCGCCGTCGCGCCGCGAGCCGGAACCGGCCGCCGCTGCCAAGGCCAATACCGCCGCCGCATCGGCATCGCCGGGCATGATCCAGTCCAAGCCGGTGCGTTCGGGCCAGCAGATCTATGCCGAAAACCGCGACCTGACCGTTCTCACAACGGTCGGCGCGGGTGCCGAAGTGATCGCCGACGGCTCGGTGCATATTTACGGACCATTGCGTGGTCGCGCGCTCGCAGGCGCGCAGGGCAACGAGCAGGCGCGGATATTCTGTCGCGAGTTCCATGCCGAGCTGGTTGCCATCGCAGGGCACTACAAGGTATTGGAAGAGATTCCCAAGGACCTGCGCGGCAAGGCGGTGCAGGTCTGGCTTGAAGACCAACAACTAAAAATCGCGGCACTTGACTGA
- the minD gene encoding septum site-determining protein MinD, which translates to MAEIIVVTSGKGGVGKTTTSASLACGLARRGHKVGVIDFDVGLRNLDLIMGCERRVVYDFVNVVNGEATLRQALIKDKRFDNMFVLAASQTRDKDALTKEGVQKVLDDMIADGFDYIVCDSPAGIEKGAYLAMYFADQALVVVNPEVSSVRDSDRILGLLSSKTRRAENGERVKEHLLLTRYSPKRVETGEMLSVGDVEEILGLKTVGVIPESPDVLNASNKGEPVILETESDAAQAYDDAVARLLGDTRPMRFTTAEKKGFFSKIFGG; encoded by the coding sequence TTGGCCGAAATCATCGTAGTCACCTCGGGCAAGGGCGGCGTTGGCAAAACCACGACCAGCGCCAGCCTTGCCTGCGGCCTCGCCCGTCGAGGCCACAAGGTTGGCGTCATCGACTTCGACGTCGGCCTGCGTAACCTCGACCTGATCATGGGTTGCGAACGTCGCGTGGTTTACGACTTCGTCAACGTCGTCAACGGCGAGGCGACGCTGAGGCAGGCACTGATCAAGGACAAGCGTTTCGACAACATGTTCGTGCTGGCTGCCTCGCAGACGCGCGACAAGGACGCGCTGACCAAGGAAGGCGTGCAGAAGGTGCTCGACGACATGATCGCCGACGGCTTCGACTACATCGTCTGCGACTCCCCGGCCGGCATCGAGAAGGGCGCCTACCTGGCGATGTACTTCGCCGACCAGGCCCTCGTCGTGGTCAACCCGGAAGTGTCCTCGGTGCGCGACTCCGACCGCATCCTGGGCCTGCTGTCGTCCAAGACCCGCCGCGCCGAGAACGGCGAGCGCGTCAAGGAACACCTGCTGCTGACCCGTTACAGCCCCAAGCGCGTGGAAACCGGCGAGATGCTCAGCGTCGGCGACGTCGAGGAGATCCTCGGCCTGAAGACGGTCGGCGTGATCCCGGAATCGCCGGACGTGCTCAACGCCTCCAATAAAGGCGAACCGGTGATCCTGGAGACCGAGTCCGACGCCGCACAGGCCTACGACGATGCCGTCGCGCGCCTGCTGGGCGACACCCGCCCGATGCGCTTCACCACTGCGGAGAAGAAGGGCTTCTTCAGCAAGATCTTCGGAGGTTGA
- the minE gene encoding cell division topological specificity factor MinE, whose product MGLFDFLLAKKQTASIAKDRLRIIVAHERAGRGGTSPDYLPMLQRELLEVIRKYINVDADAVKVDLIGDGDNKVLDISVALPENPAQA is encoded by the coding sequence ATGGGCCTTTTCGATTTCCTGCTGGCCAAGAAGCAGACCGCATCCATCGCCAAGGATCGCCTTCGCATCATCGTCGCGCACGAGCGCGCCGGTCGCGGCGGCACCAGCCCGGATTACCTGCCGATGCTGCAGCGCGAGCTGCTCGAGGTGATCCGCAAGTACATCAACGTCGACGCGGACGCGGTCAAGGTCGACCTGATCGGCGACGGCGACAACAAGGTCCTGGACATCTCCGTGGCACTGCCGGAAAACCCGGCGCAGGC